The sequence below is a genomic window from Oleidesulfovibrio alaskensis DSM 16109.
CCGCACCGCTCACACGCCGGCAGAGCGACGCCATGGCAGAACGCTGCAGCATGCTCATCGACAGTCAGGGCTGGGGGTTCTGGGCGGTGGAAGAGCGCAGCAGCGGCCTGTTTGCCGGTATGGTAGGTCTGCACCGTCCGTCGGGCGACCTGCCGTTTGCTCCGTGTGTGGAGGTCGGCTGGCGGCTGGACCCGGACCACTGGGGCAAAGGATATGCAACGGAAGCGGCTGCGGCCGCTCTGGATATCGCTTTCAATACGCTGGGACTCCATGAAGTGGTCGCCTTCACTGCTGTACTCAACACACCCTCTCAGGCAGTCATGCGACGTCTGGGCATGCGACATGCCATGGATTTCGAGCATCCGGCAGTGCCTGCGGACAGCCCGTTACGGGCACACTGCCTGTACCGCACAGACAAAGAAGAGCATCAACGGCGCCACGGGCTCTGAAACAGGCCGCAACGCCGGATGCGGACAAATATCAGCACTGGATTTATGCAGGCCCCGAAGGTATACATGCAGCTTTGATCCAACACCCAACACACGGCACCTATATGCGCAAATTCATAGTCATTTCCCTGATACTTGTCTGTACGGCAGCCGCCGGCGGCTGGTTTTTCATAAACAAAAAAACAGGGCACGCCGTTGTGATCACCCGCACGCAGGAACTGCGTCCGGGCACCATACGCGAAGTGCTTGAAGCCACCGGCATCATCAAGCCGGAAGTGGGAGCCATTGTAAAAACAGGCACCCGCGCCACAGGACTCATCCGCAAAATGTACGTCCGGGTGGGCGACAGTGTGCAGAAAGGCGACCTCATTGCCGAAATAGATGACAGAGAGCAGCAGGCTTCATTAAACGAAGCCAGTGCCAATGTGGAAAAAAGCAAAGCGGAACTGCGGCAGATCGAACTTTCGTACCCGCTGCGCATTGACGAAGCCGCAGCCCAGCTTAAAGCGGCCAAAGCGGAACTGCGCTTTGCCGAACTGACGCTGCAGCGCACCCAGCAGCTGGTCACCCAGCATCTTGAAACCCAGAACAAACTGGACGACACCCAGCAGGCTGCCACGGTATCGAGCAACACCGTGCGGGCCCGTGAAGCCACTCTGCGCCGCCTCAGGGCGGAATTTGAGCTGGAGCGCACCAAAGCCCGCGAAGCGCTGCAGCAGGCTCAGGCCGGGCTGGAGTCCGCCCGCATACGCATGTCGTATACCACCATATACAGTCCCATAAACGGCATTGTCAGCCAGGTGACTGCACAGGAAGGCGAAACGGTTGTGGCCGGCCTTGAGGTGGCAAACCTCATCACCGTGCTTGACCCCGACAGGCTTGAAATGTGGATATATGTCGATGAAACCGATGTGGGTAAAGTCAGGCCCGGCATGACGACGGAATTCCGTGTGGACACCTATCCCGATGCGGTGTTCACCGGCACCGTGGACCAGATATATCCGCAGCCGGAAGTACGCGACAACATTGTGTACTATCAGGCGCTGGTCAAACTTGCACCGGAAACATCGCGCAAGCTGCGGCCGGAAATGACCACGCAGTGCAGTGTCATTGTGCACGAAAAGGACAACGTGCTTGCCCTGCCCAATGCCGCGCTTAAATGGGTAGACGGCAAACAGACGGTGTTTGTACAGCGCGCCGCGGGCAACGTGGAAAAAGTCTACCCGCAGCTGGGGCTGCGCGGGCTGGACGCCAGTGAAGTCGTAAGCGGGCTGAATGCCGGAGACATGGTGGCCGTGGATGTAGATCTGGGCAGCGCCCCTGCCGCAAAACGTGGCGGGGCACACTGATGAATGAAACCGCAGCCCCGCTCATCAGCACACGCGGACTTTACCGCACGTTCACACAGGGTGACCTGACCGTGCAGGCCGTGCGACCGCTTGATATGGACATCATGCAGGGCGAATTTGTGGCCCTGCAGGGAGCTTCCGGCTCGGGCAAATCCACTCTGCTGCATATACTGGGACTGCTCGACAGGCCCACCGGCGGCAGCTATCAGCTGCACGGGCGTGATGTGGCCACCATGACCGATGACGAACTGAGCGATTACCGCAACAAGCTCACGGGATTCGTCTTCCAGAATTTCTATCTCATTCCTTACTCATCGGCGCTGGACAACGTACTCATGCCGGGACTGTACAGCGATATTCCGCTGCGCACGCTGCGCCAGCGTGCGGCGGATCTGCTGCATCAGGTGGGGCTGGGCGACAGGATGGACTTCAAACCTTCCAGCCTGTCGGGCGGTCAGCAGCAGCGTGTGGCTCTGGCCCGGGCACTGCTGCTCGATCCGGCCCTCATTCTGGCCGATGAACCTACAGGGCAGTTAGATTCCGCCACCAGCGCCGACATTCTGGACCTGTTCTGCCAGATAAACGCCACCGGCAAAACAATTGTCATGGTAACCCACGACGAAGATACGGCGGCACGAGCCAGACGGCGGCTTTTTTTCCGCGACGGAGCCATTGAACGTGAGCACGTCATGTCATAAGAGCACAGCCATGCCGCACATTCATGATGCTTATTCCTGCAGAGAATTTTCCATTGACAGCAAGAGAGCAATACTGCACTATCCGGCCATGACACAACAGCTATCCGTTTTTTCCTTCAGCTTTTTCAGCTTTTTCTTTTTCGGTCGCACCTGTGACCGGAAGGTGGATACTGTTGTCTGAGTAACAACCGCAAACAACACAGTGCACCCGAAGGTCGCAGGCTTACCGCCCGCGGCCTTTTTTGTTTCACGCCCCGGCGGGGCAGACACGGAGGATAAAGACATATGATGCTGGGACTGGGGTCGCTGGAAGCCGCGCTGGCTTTCTGGCTGAGCATTATGGCGGCATGCGGCTGCGTAGGCTGGGGCATATGGAACTGGAACGAAAAAGGCTCTTCCGATGCAGGGCACCTGCCCCGCATGGATACCGGCAAAGCCGGAGGGACAGAGAATGACAGGTAAACTTATTGCCACCGCCATATATCTGGGTTGCTGTTTCTGGCTTTCCTGGAAGGCATGGAAAGAAACAGGCAGCAATGCCGACTACATGCTGGCCGGCAGACAGGCCGGGCCTTTTGTCATGGCCATGTCTTACGGAGCCACGTTCATTTCCACGTCGGCCATCATCGGTTTCGGCGGGGCCGCGGCCATGTTCGGTTTTTCCGTACTGTGGCTCACGGTGCTCAACATCGGTGTGGGCGTTTTCATTGCCATGGTGTTTTTCGGCAGACGCACCCGCCGCATGGGGCTGGCTCTCGATTCGCACACGTTTCCGGAACTGCTGGGCAGACGATATGACTCGCGTTTCATTCAGGGGTTTTCCGGCAGCATCATTTTTCTGTTCATTCCGGTTTACGCCGCAGCAGTTCTCATCGGCATTGCGCGGCTGGCCGAAGTGTCGCTGGGTGTGCCTTATGTGGCGGCACTGCTCAGCGTCACGGCCATTCTGGCACTGTATGTCATCACCGGCGGCATCAAGGCCGTCATGTACACCGACGCATTTCAAGGCACACTTATGGTGCTTATG
It includes:
- a CDS encoding ABC transporter ATP-binding protein, encoding MNETAAPLISTRGLYRTFTQGDLTVQAVRPLDMDIMQGEFVALQGASGSGKSTLLHILGLLDRPTGGSYQLHGRDVATMTDDELSDYRNKLTGFVFQNFYLIPYSSALDNVLMPGLYSDIPLRTLRQRAADLLHQVGLGDRMDFKPSSLSGGQQQRVALARALLLDPALILADEPTGQLDSATSADILDLFCQINATGKTIVMVTHDEDTAARARRRLFFRDGAIEREHVMS
- a CDS encoding GNAT family N-acetyltransferase yields the protein MPLYQPLTPRLFMRQWRAGDLPCFARMNADRRVMRFFPAPLTRRQSDAMAERCSMLIDSQGWGFWAVEERSSGLFAGMVGLHRPSGDLPFAPCVEVGWRLDPDHWGKGYATEAAAAALDIAFNTLGLHEVVAFTAVLNTPSQAVMRRLGMRHAMDFEHPAVPADSPLRAHCLYRTDKEEHQRRHGL
- a CDS encoding efflux RND transporter periplasmic adaptor subunit, with translation MRKFIVISLILVCTAAAGGWFFINKKTGHAVVITRTQELRPGTIREVLEATGIIKPEVGAIVKTGTRATGLIRKMYVRVGDSVQKGDLIAEIDDREQQASLNEASANVEKSKAELRQIELSYPLRIDEAAAQLKAAKAELRFAELTLQRTQQLVTQHLETQNKLDDTQQAATVSSNTVRAREATLRRLRAEFELERTKAREALQQAQAGLESARIRMSYTTIYSPINGIVSQVTAQEGETVVAGLEVANLITVLDPDRLEMWIYVDETDVGKVRPGMTTEFRVDTYPDAVFTGTVDQIYPQPEVRDNIVYYQALVKLAPETSRKLRPEMTTQCSVIVHEKDNVLALPNAALKWVDGKQTVFVQRAAGNVEKVYPQLGLRGLDASEVVSGLNAGDMVAVDVDLGSAPAAKRGGAH
- a CDS encoding symporter small accessory protein; the encoded protein is MMLGLGSLEAALAFWLSIMAACGCVGWGIWNWNEKGSSDAGHLPRMDTGKAGGTENDR